The following coding sequences lie in one Mucilaginibacter sp. KACC 22773 genomic window:
- a CDS encoding LutC/YkgG family protein, whose protein sequence is MRDITTSKEKLLKKIRKALLEKRDNPYPQLEDLPLYATDDEIPEVVFAEQFTAVNGQFIFCEDEVQFIETLLTLAEERNWHKIYCWEPGLQEVLARFEYPFYETDKDFDLAEVGFTLCEALIARNGSILLSNGNMAGRRLSIYPPVHIVLAYTSQMVMDIKDGFKLLKNKYGNRLPSMITNVTGPSRTADIEKTLVLGAHGPKELFVFLLDDSHEA, encoded by the coding sequence ATGAGGGATATTACCACATCAAAAGAAAAACTGCTAAAGAAGATCCGCAAGGCACTATTGGAGAAAAGGGACAACCCATATCCTCAACTGGAAGACCTGCCGCTTTACGCAACTGATGATGAAATACCTGAAGTTGTTTTTGCCGAGCAATTTACTGCCGTTAACGGCCAGTTTATTTTTTGCGAAGACGAGGTGCAATTTATAGAAACCCTGCTTACCCTGGCCGAAGAACGCAACTGGCACAAAATATACTGCTGGGAGCCCGGCCTGCAGGAAGTACTTGCCCGCTTTGAATACCCCTTTTACGAAACCGATAAAGACTTTGACCTGGCCGAGGTTGGCTTTACCCTGTGTGAGGCTTTAATAGCCCGCAATGGCAGTATTTTGTTATCCAACGGTAATATGGCCGGCCGGCGCTTAAGCATCTATCCGCCGGTACACATTGTGTTGGCTTATACATCGCAAATGGTGATGGATATTAAAGATGGTTTTAAACTGTTGAAAAACAAATACGGCAACCGCCTGCCATCCATGATCACCAACGTAACGGGCCCCAGCCGAACCGCCGATATTGAGAAAACCCTGGTACTTGGCGCCCACGGCCCCAAAGAACTTTTCGTTTTTTTATTGGATGACTCGCACGAGGCCTAA
- the ftsH gene encoding ATP-dependent zinc metalloprotease FtsH — MKDNDNKSESPKPIRKILNKKTPPKPPKFNIMWIYGIIVLAFLLATTLLSNDTGKRITYQDFETKMLKQHDVEKIIAYKSGDLIIGEVYIKKQSLDTKPEYTALGKEQHMFAGSSGPQYTFTDDSFESLKKSIAAAQAADPSLSDVSLELQQGRESFLSNWLVQGVIMVILFAAVWIFIMRRMSGGSGGGPGGQIFNIGKSKATLFDKEAQVTVTFNDVAGLEEAKQEVMEIVDFLKNPKKYTNLGGKIPKGALLVGSPGTGKTLLAKAVAGEAHVPFFSLSGSDFVEMFVGVGASRVRDLFRQAKDKAPCIIFIDEIDAIGRARGKNNIVGGNDERENTLNQLLVEMDGFGTDSGIIILAATNRPDVLDSALLRPGRFDRQVSIDKPDLNGREQIFKVHLKPLKLSDDVDAKKLSAQTPGFAGAEIANVCNEAALIAARKNKEAVDMSDFQDAVDRVIGGLEKKNTLISPEEKRVVAYHEAGHAIAGWFLEHTDPLVKVSIVPRGVAALGYAQYLPNERFLVAKEELIDDMILSMGGRVAEDITFGKITTGALSDLERITRLAYGMVKIYGMNGKVGNVSFYDPQGENQFSKPYSDVTANLIDSEVRSLVEDVYAKTKELLIKHRDGLEKVAKKLLEKEVLFQADLEELLGKRPFEHRTAYDKFVNGEPTLVPDNNAIPENVINPELSRMDEPDPKF, encoded by the coding sequence TGTGGATTTATGGCATCATTGTGTTAGCATTTCTGCTTGCAACAACACTGTTAAGCAATGATACCGGTAAACGGATAACCTACCAGGATTTTGAAACCAAGATGCTTAAGCAGCATGATGTTGAAAAAATTATAGCTTATAAAAGCGGCGATTTGATCATTGGGGAAGTATATATTAAAAAGCAAAGCCTTGATACCAAGCCAGAATATACTGCCCTTGGTAAAGAGCAGCACATGTTTGCAGGAAGCAGCGGGCCCCAGTATACTTTTACCGACGACTCTTTTGAGAGCCTTAAAAAATCAATTGCTGCAGCACAAGCTGCCGACCCGTCTTTAAGTGATGTTTCGCTTGAATTGCAACAGGGCCGCGAAAGCTTTTTATCAAACTGGCTTGTACAGGGCGTAATTATGGTGATATTATTTGCGGCAGTGTGGATATTTATCATGCGCCGTATGAGTGGTGGTTCGGGCGGTGGCCCGGGCGGCCAGATATTCAATATCGGCAAATCAAAAGCAACCTTGTTTGATAAAGAGGCACAGGTAACCGTTACATTTAATGATGTTGCCGGTTTAGAAGAAGCCAAGCAGGAGGTGATGGAAATTGTTGATTTCCTGAAAAATCCTAAAAAATACACCAACCTGGGTGGTAAAATTCCTAAAGGCGCATTGCTTGTAGGTTCGCCGGGTACAGGTAAAACCTTATTGGCAAAAGCCGTTGCCGGCGAAGCCCACGTTCCGTTCTTCTCCCTCTCAGGATCTGATTTTGTGGAGATGTTTGTGGGTGTAGGTGCATCACGTGTACGCGACTTGTTCCGCCAGGCAAAAGATAAAGCGCCATGTATTATATTTATTGATGAGATTGACGCCATAGGCCGTGCCCGTGGTAAAAACAATATTGTTGGTGGTAATGACGAACGCGAAAACACATTGAACCAACTGCTGGTAGAGATGGATGGTTTTGGTACCGATTCGGGTATCATCATTCTTGCTGCAACTAACCGCCCTGATGTATTGGATTCGGCCTTATTACGTCCCGGACGTTTTGACAGGCAGGTATCTATTGATAAACCCGATTTGAATGGCCGTGAGCAGATATTTAAAGTTCACTTAAAACCACTTAAATTATCTGATGATGTTGATGCCAAAAAATTATCGGCACAAACCCCAGGTTTTGCAGGTGCCGAAATTGCAAACGTTTGTAACGAGGCTGCACTTATAGCGGCCCGTAAAAACAAAGAGGCGGTTGACATGTCGGATTTTCAGGATGCGGTTGACCGTGTAATTGGTGGTTTGGAGAAAAAGAATACCTTAATTTCGCCCGAAGAAAAACGTGTGGTAGCTTACCACGAAGCCGGCCATGCTATAGCCGGATGGTTTTTAGAGCATACCGATCCGCTGGTTAAAGTTTCAATTGTACCACGTGGTGTTGCTGCTTTAGGATATGCCCAGTACCTGCCAAACGAAAGGTTCCTGGTTGCTAAAGAAGAGCTGATTGATGATATGATATTATCAATGGGAGGCCGTGTTGCCGAAGATATTACTTTCGGTAAAATCACCACAGGCGCTTTAAGTGATTTGGAGCGCATTACCCGCCTGGCTTATGGCATGGTAAAAATATATGGTATGAATGGTAAAGTTGGTAACGTATCGTTTTACGATCCGCAGGGCGAAAACCAGTTTAGCAAACCATACTCTGACGTTACCGCAAACCTCATCGACTCGGAAGTTAGAAGCCTGGTTGAAGATGTATACGCCAAAACAAAAGAGTTACTGATTAAGCACCGCGACGGATTAGAAAAAGTTGCGAAAAAGTTGTTGGAGAAAGAAGTATTGTTTCAGGCCGACCTGGAAGAGCTTTTGGGCAAACGTCCCTTTGAGCACCGTACAGCTTATGATAAGTTTGTAAACGGCGAACCAACTTTAGTTCCAGATAACAATGCGATACCCGAGAATGTGATCAATCCTGAGTTATCAAGGATGGATGAGCCCGATCCAAAGTTTTAA